CTTTGTTCCATaacttcaaccacaaacaggCTGAAGAATACTTGGCTCCTCAATCTGTTGGAGACTGTGTAATTCGTCCGTCTTCAAGGGGTCCCCAGTTTTTGACTGTCACTTGGAAAGTTGGAACCAACCTTTTCCAACATCTTGTGGTAGAAGAAAGACTTCGGGGTACTGCAAAGGAAtatgttgttgaaaacaAAAGATACGGGGATTTGGACCAGTTGATTTTCCAACACATTCAATCTATGGCCAAGAAGGTCCATGAGATGATTCGTCATCCAAAGTTCCGTGAAGGTACCTTGGCAGAAGTGAATGAATGGTTGAACTCTTACACCAAGGCCAATCCTAAGAGTAGTGCCTATGTGTTTTGTTACGATCACAGAGCCCCTGGATGGTTCTTGTtgcttttcaaagtcaatgtCAACACTCCCATCACTACTTGGCACGTTAAGACTGAAGCTGATGGATTCAGATTGAAGGACTTTTCGTATCCAAACATGCTTCGTTTATGTAACGGGTTCAAACAAACCTATAAAAGTCAAGCCAGAATCTTGACTGAAAGAAGCCAAGGGCTTGCGGGTGTTAATCCTCAAGCTGCTTATGGAGGCTTTGGATACTAAAAAACTCCTGACAAAAATCGTGTATATTGTATTAAATTATAGTCAAAGTAATAAGTATATTGTAAATTAATCTGATTTCTTATGGGCTATTCTTAATTTCGATCTAAAACTATCTCCGTCAACGTATGCTCCCATTAACCACctatcaccaccattggAATCAGAGAACTCGTTTCTCGAATGTAAGACTCTTCTGTTATCGAAAACAACACAAGTTCCCTCAGGAAGCTTGATTTGAAAATGGTTGACTGGATCATTaatgaaatcttcaaaaagactCAAGCCTCTAATGAAGTCGTTGAACATGAAATGGTTACCGTTTTCAGCAGCAGAGCTTCCCATGGTTGCAGTTCTAGTAATTCCCAACTCGAAGGGTCCTTGAAAAGGAGGTGAGTAGTTGACCTCTTTTATGAACGGGTAGTGGGTTCGTGTGTCAAAAATTTCGTCTTCCACAATCAAAGGTCTTTGATAATAGTAGAACTCTTTGTCATTGTCGTATTTGTAGGTGAGTGGGATTTGGGTTAAAGCCAAAAAGGCTGAAGGGTCGGTTTCACGAATGTGCTTGGCAGCAAGAAAAGAATCACAGAAGATGTTTTCACCACCCAAAGTTGAATTCTTAATTGCATGCAAGAGCTGCAATCCAGGTGGAGACTCATAGTACAAAAGATCCATATGCAAGGGTAAAAATACGTTTGTATAAGCGATGTTTTTGGCATCTTTGATATTTTTCACATCAAACAATGTTCCGTAGAAGGTTTTCTTTATGTAACCAAACTTCTCTGCTAACTTAGCAACCGGCCACTGTTGTGTGTTCTCCTCTGTCATGATTTGAGACATATCCAGATCCGGAGCACCGTTGACAAATACAAGTCCGTACTGATTCAAGCTTTTGACCGCTTTGAAGAACGTAGAATCGTTATTCAAATACTCATGATAACTGATATTCATCTCGGGAAAAACCTTACTGTACTTGTCGTTGTCCCAAAACACTCTATCGTAGCCAAAGAATTGTCCCTCCAATCTCGAAGAACGGGTAGCATAGTGTTCCAAGAACATCCTCGGATACTCAGAGATGTGATCCTTATTATTTTGACTCCAGACCACTTGTAAGCATTCGTTCCCAAGGGAATCTGTGACAACCTTGGGCTTagacttgatcttcaagtccttaATAATGCTTCCGGTGGTGAAAAGTTTCTGACTGGAGCTGGCCTCTATGGATTCAGGGGAAGGGCATGCATCTCTCAAAAACACGTTGCTGAACTGGACAGAGCTGTTTTCGTCAAAAGCGACGGTAATGTACTTGTGGTCATACTGGGTGACGGCCAACAGTGACTTGAACCGCCTGGGCAAAAGTCTAAGAGAGAGCCAACCTTGTTCTCTAACAATACGTGTGAACATTTAGGGTTGTCGTCGAATCTGGGGAAACCGCTCGATGCGAAAATGGTTATCTAAAATCTTGTCTATAAACCTATAACGAGAAAAGACCGGTTCTCTTTTTTCCAAATGGATAAATAAACAATGCAGCCGCAAACAATCCCACACTAATACCAATTGAAACCTCCACCATCGTTACACCAAATGATAAGGAACCCGAACCTGTACTTGAAGACGTAGTGGTTGAGTTACCACTAATCTGATCAGCAGCTTTAACCCCGGCCAACAATGTACTTTGAGATGCGATACCAGATGGAACTTGCACAAAGATACCGGGAAGCATAGCACTTACTGCCAACCCTTTCCCAATTCTTGAGTATAGGTTTCCCAACACCCCAATAATAAAGGCTCCAATTGCCGCAGTGAACTCAGACACATTGGCAAAGTGtttggatgcaaaaaatgTACCAACGTACCCAGCAGAGGCAACCACTATCATTATAGGAAGCTGGCGGAAGTTAGCTTGGTTGATCAATGCCAAACAGACGGTAAATGCTGGAACAAGTAGAATTCTCCATTTATCGTCAACAGTATGCTCTGCCCGGCAGGTTGTCTCCGATGTAGCATTTTTATCTACCCATCCATATAGAGCAGCTCCTAAAGTGATTCCGAATCCCAAGAAAAGCGAGTAGATAATGGCGTAGAACATTCTCACCGAGCCTGCTACCAAGTTTCTGGATTGTAATTCCAATGATCCACATAAGATAATATAGCCAGGTAAAATCAATGCCAATGAGCCTTGGACAATTGCAGAGAAGCAGAAGGTATCACCTCCATTGATGGAGCCAATAGCTCTTGCAATGAATGAAACAACAATAGAAGATGTCACTTCAAACACTGAAGAGTACAAATTGGATTTGGAAGACACAAAGAACTGAAGATATCCCACACATAACCCCACACCAAAGGCAATTGGAACGTCAAtccaaccaccaccaaatgcCCAAGGACAAACACAACCAGATCCCAACCCATAGAAAAATACACAGAGCCATGGATTGAAATTGTTCTTCagcttgaagattttggccaatttaGATGATGCTTCTTCTACACTCATAATATCATGGATGACTCCTTTATAGATCTTATGGGTTTCTGAAagcttggccaagttcaaacctTGTGAACATTTGACCAAGTGCACTTCAGAGGTTCTGGTGGCAGCATCACCAAAAGCAATGATCATACATCCAGGAAAGTAGATGAACTGGCCATCGATCTCTAACACCCTACTAGTCATGGTCATATACTCTTCCAATCTGTGGGTGGGAGCTCCAAAAAGCATCAATGCCTTACACATCAACATAATAAACCgttgtctttgaagaatatcTGAGATGTGGACGGTGATCCGAAGTTGACGGTCTTGATTTCTCTTTGCTTTACGGATTCTCTTGGACATTTTGGCAGGCATATCAGCTGGATTAACACTAGCGGCTTTTCTATGGTGCTTGGGTCTAGCATTAGCAAAGGATGGTAACCCTTCGACATCTTCAGCACCTGGACCATCTCCTTCAAGCGCCACATTACTGATAGCCTTCTTGCCAAATGGAATACTGTAGACCTTTCTGCCCCCATGCTTGATTCCTTCCTTCAAGCCGTTAAAGGTCATACCTGTGGATGTTTTTGAATCTTCATTATCAAATTCATGGATAGTAGAGGTATCACCAAATGTCAAACTGGAAGTAGATTTGGACTCCTCTGGGTTCTGGTAtaatttcaacaaagaagagaGAACGCCAGCCTGCACTTTCGTGGGAGGTGCTATATTGCTGTCAGAATCGTTATCAAGCATGATAAATTCACCTCTATCATCATATTGAACATCGCCCCGAAGAAAGAGGTCGGGGTTTGGGGCATACATACCATCACTTCTCTCTTTCTTGCTCAGCCTAAGAGTGTGGTTTTCATCATTACCATTATGGAGtttatcttcaacttcttcatcccTACGAATAGTCTCACTTGAGGAACCTCCAGGGACATTGAACATCATATCATTGGAAGTCTCGTGAGCCCCATCATATTTAACCGTGTGGTTCATGACTGGTTGTTGCATTGACTTGGGAACATGCACGTTAATCAAGTTTCTGGCTTCATTGTTCAACTGGGCAAAGTTAAGGTGTTGGAGCTCCACATCTTCTTTATCCATGccgatttcttcttcttcatctatGGTTCTCTCTCTCGAGTTTCTAGAAGCACCCGGTGCCATCCCACCCCCACTAAGTCCATACCCTCCGTCATCATTCAGAAGCATTCTTCCAATGAAGGTATCGGACTGAGACGGGGCTTCAGGATATTGCTGGTCTGTTAATGCCACTTTTCGGAGGATATCCTTGAATACGCTGGCACTTCTACCCCTTGACATGCCTGAATGGGGTAAAGTTGTACTTTCCATCTGTTCTGTTATATCAGTTTCATTTCTGTGAAACCGGGAGGCAAGTGAACCTCTTCTGAAAAAATGGTTTCTATGCGGAGAAGACCGGGAGGCCTTGGAGCCTTGGGACTCTAAACTCTTTCTGGACGATAATGACTGGGGCACCGCTTCGAGATGCGAATGGTTACCTTCTTGAATGGACTTGTGTTGTTCGTCCTCATCAGAATCAGTTTCATCCAAATGGTCGGGCTGGTTGTCTCCAACGTTATAAACACCCTCCAAGTAGCCCAGGGCATCCGAGTCACTGTCGTGGATATCGTCAGTTTGCTTGGTCTGGAATTCGAAATGAGGTAAATTGGCAGCCAGATCATGAGTATTCCCCAAATCGGAATCGGAGCTATCACTCGATTCATTGATGCCAGTAGATGAGTTGTTCAATGAAGATCCACCACTGATATACGATTGACGGGGAGAAAGTCCAGGTCTTCTTTCGGGAAATCTTACTGCTTTGCTGGTATTGCTGACAATCTTTTTACCCGCCTTAACTAGATTTATATTGGACCCTGAGCTTATGCGCTTGTGTTTTCTATAGTTCTGTATATCTGGGAAGTGGAGCCTTGTGGAAAAGTCCTCGTTTTCTTCGTCAGAACTAGGAGAATAGTTCATATCTTTCGGAGGATCAGACATTCCTAATAGTTTGTGACGCGTGACTTTGGAGTTTCAGTTTGCTGATGGTTCGAGGACGGTACAGCGAGGGTATACAAGAATTAGATGTTTGGAAACAGAAGGGTTTGTGGAAGGTTGGTGGTAACAATTATATATCAAATTTAAAGAACACAAGTAAGATCAAATGTGCATCTGTAACAAGTGCGGTTGCGACTAAAATACCAAAATATTGCTATTCACATATCCACTTAATACACGAAAAATTATGCTAAGCCATGGCGCAATCGACATCCATAAAGACGGTTGCGAGGTTCTGACGTTTTGGGTGTTGAGAGCTCGTACAGCTAGTCCAGTGAATATGTGGAATTGACTTGGGCtaatttcatcttctcaATCTACAACAAAATCGCAACTACAGTTTTTACCTATCGTTCACTATTCATTCACTGTAACCTTCTATACAGACTCTTCCCATTGAACAGCACAGTACTCTTCGATGTACGCCACATGGTTCTCATCAAACAGCTCTTCAGGCATGTAGTCCTCCACGTCAGTGCACACAATGATGGTTCCCCACGACATCCCattcaacaaggtgttCAAATCAGCAGTTTCTGCGTTTTCAAGATCCAAAATAGCCTTGGGCATCACCTGGATTTCAAATTGTctagatgaagaaggattgTACCCAGGATTGGGAATATTAAAGGGAGTTTGGCCAAACCGTTTACAGACATCGTCTTTCCCGTTATACAACAAGGGTTTACCTCCTAGATCATACCGAAGAACTTGACCAGGATTGTGCTGCACtgtgttggtgaagttttcaaacacaGTATCTTGTAACATATTTGAGATCTTGGAGGCTTGAGCATTCAACACTCCAGCAGAAGTGGAAGTGGACCCTCCAGAAggctcttcttcctcaatTGAGTTGGAGTCGATTAAATGCTTGtacttttccaattcagGTTCCAACgtgatcttcttcaagtgctCCTTTTCCACATAAACAAAGTATCCAGGATACTCAGGAAGGGTGTACTTTGGAGATGCTGTTTTAGCTTGGGCAACTACATTTTTACCTGCTACTGATGAATAGGTAGGTTTAGCTGGAACTGAAGCAGGAGATAAGGGAGActttgattcttctttAGCGGGTGGTACTTTCTTGTCAAATGGATTCGAACTAGTGAAGGGATTAGAACCAGTGGCAGCAAACGGGTTTTCGGCCTTGGAGTTACCAAACAAATTCTTCGTCAACTCGTCTCTCAACTTGGTTTtggcttcaagttgtagttTTTCATCCAACTGTTTTTGGAGAgcattttcttgttctctTTTAAGATCCGCCATCTTCACTGGATCCTTGATGATCCCCCTGATGGCTTTGACAGTTCCCTTTTTCTTAGAGCATTGTTGGGTGTTCGTGCACCCCAAAATGTATAGGACTCTGTCGTACAAACGTTCTTTAAACGGAGCAAACGCCTGTAAGTATAAGGCCATTTTCTGTCCACAGGAATCACATGTGACCAACTTAGGAGCTGGTAATGAGTCTGGATGGAGCCATACCGGTTGTCCTCCCAAGATGGTGTCCTCTATAGTAGGAGAATTTTCCTCACTTACACCATCTTTTGAATCGGGAATTTCAATGTCCAAAAACCCCAAGTGAACGTTGGTCAGCTTGCGGTCGATGATCgactcatcatcatccgAAGAGTATTCGTCGTTGAAGCTCATAGTAAGAAGCGGTGGTCCAGAAATGAAATTCGCGATGAGCATGGCATCGCGAAACTGAGTTAAGTGCTGCTATTTACAAGACTACTTACATGGTTATAAATACTGTTTGTGGCTGATCTCTTCGTACACAAGGACCTGGTCACCTTCCTCAAACGCCTCCCAAGAGTCGAACGTCAAACCACACTCCTGTCCCTTCTTGACCTCAGACACATCGTCTTTGACCTGCTTCAAAGATGAGAGGGCACCATCGAATATCACCTTATCCTTCCTCAAAACCCGAATTCTTGAGGACCGTTTGATAATTCCACTTCCCACCTTACACCCAGCGACTTTGGTGCTCTTTTTGTTCTTATTGGAGATGCTGAAAACGCCCATGATCAGGAGTTCagccaagatcttggttTCAATTATAGGTGGTAGCTTTGAGCTGAGATCTTCAGTtacatcttcaatcaaccGATAGATGATATTGTGCTCCTTGATAGAAACACCAGCTCGACTAGCCCTCGCAAGAGTTGGCTTGGGAACCTTGAGGTTGAAACAAAAGATGTTTGCACCCAAAGCACCGGCCATATCCACATCTGAATCAGCTGGAGGTCCTGCTTCATAGGAGATGACGGTGGCCTTGACAAGTTCATTC
The sequence above is drawn from the Yamadazyma tenuis chromosome 3, complete sequence genome and encodes:
- a CDS encoding gamma-butyrobetaine dioxygenase (EggNog:ENOG503NX7E; COG:I) — its product is MFTRIVREQGWLSLRLLPRRFKSSLAVTQYDHKYITVAFDENSSVQFSNVFLRDACPSPESIEASSSQKLFTTGSIIKDLKIKSKPKVVTDSLGNECLQVVWSQNNKDHISEYPRMFLEHYATRSSRLEGQFFGYDRVFWDNDKYSKVFPEMNISYHEYLNNDSTFFKAVKSLNQYGLVFVNGAPDSDMSQIMTEENTQQWPVAKLAEKFGYIKKTFYGTLFDVKNIKDAKNIAYTNVFLPLHMDLLYYESPPGLQLLHAIKNSTLGGENIFCDSFLAAKHIRETDPSAFLALTQIPLTYKYDNDKEFYYYQRPLIVEDEIFDTRTHYPFIKEVNYSPPFQGPFELGITRTATMGSSAAENGNHFMFNDFIRGLSLFEDFINDPVNHFQIKLPEGTCVVFDNRRVLHSRNEFSDSNGGDRWLMGAYVDGDSFRSKLRIAHKKSD
- a CDS encoding uncharacterized protein (EggNog:ENOG503NWBX; COG:S), with product MSDPPKDMNYSPSSDEENEDFSTRLHFPDIQNYRKHKRISSGSNINLVKAGKKIVSNTSKAVRFPERRPGLSPRQSYISGGSSLNNSSTGINESSDSSDSDLGNTHDSAANLPHFEFQTKQTDDIHDSDSDASGYLEGVYNVGDNQPDHLDETDSDEDEQHKSIQEGNHSHLEAVPQSLSSRKSLESQGSKASRSSPHRNHFFRRGSLASRFHRNETDITEQMESTTLPHSGMSRGRSASVFKDILRKVALTDQQYPEAPSQSDTFIGRMLSNDDGGYGLSGGGMAPGASRNSRERTIDEEEEIGMDKEDVELQHLNFAQLNNEARNLINVHVPKSMQQPVMNHTVKYDGAHETSNDMMFNVPGGSSSETIRRDEEVEDKLHNGNDENHTLRSSKKERSDGMYAPNPDLFLRGDVQYDDRGEFIMLDNDSDSNIAPPTKVQAGVLSSLLKLYQNPEESKSTSSLTFGDTSTIHEFDNEDSKTSTGMTFNGLKEGIKHGGRKVYSIPFGKKAISNVALEGDGPGAEDVEGLPSFANARPKHHRKAASVNPADMPAKMSKRIRKAKRNQDRQLRITVHISDILQRQRFIMLMCKALMLFGAPTHRLEEYMTMTSRVLEIDGQFIYFPGCMIIAFGDAATRTSEVHLVKCSQGLNLAKLSETHKIYKGVIHDIMSVEEASSKLAKIFKSKNNFNPWLCVFFYGLGSGCVCPWAFGGGWIDVPIAFGVGLCVGYLQFFVSSKSNLYSSVFEVTSSIVVSFIARAIGSINGGDTFCFSAIVQGSLALILPGYIILCGSLELQSRNLVAGSVRMFYAIIYSLFLGFGITLGAALYGWVDKNATSETTCRAEHTVDDKWRILLVPAFTVCLALINQANFRQLPIMIVVASAGYVGTFFASKHFANVSEFTAAIGAFIIGVLGNLYSRIGKGLAVSAMLPGIFVQVPSGIASQSTLLAGVKAADQISGNSTTTSSSTGSGSLSFGVTMVEVSIGISVGLFAAALFIYPFGKKRTGLFSL
- a CDS encoding uncharacterized protein (BUSCO:EOG09263F11; COG:S; EggNog:ENOG503NV1V), whose translation is MLIANFISGPPLLTMSFNDEYSSDDDESIIDRKSTNVHLGFLDIEIPDSKDGVSEENSPTIEDTILGGQPVWLHPDSLPAPKLVTCDSCGQKMALYLQAFAPFKERLYDRVLYILGCTNTQQCSKKKGTVKAIRGIIKDPVKMADLKREQENALQKQLDEKLQLEAKTKLRDELTKNLFGNSKAENPFAATGSNPFTSSNPFDKKVPPAKEESKSPLSPASVPAKPTYSSVAGKNVVAQAKTASPKYTLPEYPGYFVYVEKEHLKKITLEPELEKYKHLIDSNSIEEEEPSGGSTSTSAGVLNAQASKISNMLQDTVFENFTNTVQHNPGQVLRYDLGGKPLLYNGKDDVCKRFGQTPFNIPNPGYNPSSSRQFEIQVMPKAILDLENAETADLNTLLNGMSWGTIIVCTDVEDYMPEESFDENHVAYIEEYCAVQWEESV